The following are from one region of the Hyla sarda isolate aHylSar1 chromosome 6, aHylSar1.hap1, whole genome shotgun sequence genome:
- the LOC130276396 gene encoding histamine H3 receptor-like isoform X3, translated as MSGVNSSSVDNQLRNKCLGNNEEQFQHYGQFTPSVSILLAVLMILMVLATVLGNALVILAFVVDKGLRTQGNFFFLNLAIADFLVGGFCIPLYIPYVLTGQWKFGKGLCKLWLVMDYLLCTASVFNIVLISYDRFISVTKAVIKLLDFTVLQLCILQSPKRND; from the exons ATGTCAGGAGTCAACAGCTCATCAGTGGACAACCAGCTGAGGAATAAATGCTTGGGCAACAACGAGGAGCAATTTCAGCACTATGGACAGTTCACCCCAAGTGTCTCTATATTACTAGCTGTTCTTATGATTCTCATGGTGCTAGCAACTGTGCTGGGCAATGCTCTGGTGATTCTGGCTTTTGTGGTTGATAAAGGGTTAAGAACTCAAGGAAATTTCTTCTTCCTCAACCTAGCAATTGCTGATTTCTTAGTGG GTGGGTTCTGTATCCCTCTCTATATCCCCTATGTCCTGACGGGACAATGGAAGTTTGGGAAAGGACTGTGCAAGTTGTGGCTGGTCATGGACTATCTGCTCTGCACTGCTTCTGTCTTCAACATTGTCCTCATCAGCTATGACAGATTCATCTCAGTCACTAAGGCGGTAATAAAGCTTCTAGACTTTACTGTATTGCAGCTAT